One segment of Clavelina lepadiformis chromosome 2, kaClaLepa1.1, whole genome shotgun sequence DNA contains the following:
- the LOC143446512 gene encoding calmodulin-like: MADQLTEEQIAEFKNAYKAHAKDDESPVLNKDMGTVVRSLGFYPTEAEIAEMIEEGDAEGMGWIDIADFLNLMAKIVKKPAETEDDIRAAFRVFDKASNGFLSSAELRQILTTTGEALTDEEVDEMIRNADVDGDGQVNYEEFVTRMMSK; the protein is encoded by the coding sequence ATGGCTGACCAGTTAACAGAGGAACAGATCGCTGAATTCAAGAACGCCTACAAGGCTCACGCAAAAGACGACGAGAGTCCTGTGCTAAATAAAGACATGGGCACCGTGGTGAGATCCCTCGGATTTTATCCAACAGAAGCGGAGATTGCGGAGATGATTGAAGAGGGAGACGCGGAAGGAATGGGGTGGATCGACATTGCTGACTTCCTTAACCTGATGGCGAAGATCGTCAAGAAACCGGCGGAGACAGAAGACGACATCCGGGCCGCCTTCCGTGTTTTCGACAAAGCCTCCAACGGATTCCTCTCCTCCGCTGAACTCCGACAGATCCTAACCACGACCGGAGAGGCTTTAACTGATGAGGAAGTGGACGAGATGATCAGAAACGCCGACGTAGATGGCGACGGACAAGTAAACTACGAAGAATTCGTAACCAGGATGATGTCTAAATAA
- the LOC143447098 gene encoding uncharacterized protein LOC143447098: MNGGEPSQIDGSDVIVLGDGKLNTGNVNVEAALQQLEELAYQTMKESGAMDEEQLKEFLILSENISELAIERQALQDELEIETIAGSKKRHALQILPGRYTKEMEDAVLAARMGNHSEMTSLQRRLKLATEKTEKSDKTYETLTKENVKLQPECNRIRKEHDQIIAQLNQRMSDKANKKISLNESRDAYRDLKQQTSEIDVGLENLAEDLENEKQEAAATKEDLLSQAGETDVAIKVQKERNVEEKRVTDTILDKTMEMSVKIDDEQKIVRRLENSHARLEMQALKLSNKIDREKLANKKLFNEKEVLEGIKNKQEKEYQGKIEELEKKLKVVQDQIIEAREENKKISKEKDVMFNKTEEVGRMKNRNSSKVKEASLVLESIRKKTTAFVERSAELAQSNAYYREQIIVLEENHKATVDTYNSQIDDYNENLNQERQEKVKVQEMRDVSEKVLETFRTEQLMFMNEMSKSIEDAQIEHQKLTDKGLFLVRDTDKNKRNIKNLEVRLEVAQSGFRTMKSALQMDLERLKSSVNLLESETTRKAEYFEEKQPVVKRLYEELDEHGKEYSELKNEVVAIRNQEKSVNEQIKRAKTQIEKLSQPMEKFKEEMKEVRAQDLQQLSSHAEERKALEADIYHTAAKLEQVTNSRNKFDGACAELQEDIDTLQADMESHSHHQHRLCDKLVELEEEFSQAWEVCINMEKKSADQDQEILDGIAEVQKETRERSVVLNGIATSLREELHSLTGFVDNVSSRRPKDTRQSKRKSLTAGVNPSSSRPLTQRRPTARRISRPPISALQVNELNSPLAPEAASRRRSSGRRRSSGKAKLLEARPVIAAVGTA; the protein is encoded by the exons ATGAATGGTGGAGAACCATCTCAGATTGATGGTTCTGATGTGATAGTTTTGGGAGATGGCAAGTTAAATACTGGAAATGTTAATGTTGAAGCTGCTCTCCAACAACTCGAAGAGCTGG cttATCAAACCATGAAAGAAAGTGGAGCTATGGATGAAGAACAATTAAAAGAATTTCTCATTCTTTCAGAAAATATATCTGAGCTT GCGATAGAGCGACAGGCTTTACAAGATGAACTGGAGATTGAAACAATTGCAGGAAGTAAAAAACGGCATGCTCTTCAAATACTACCTGGAAGATATACCAAGGAGATGGAAG ATGCTGTTCTTGCTGCGAGGATGGGAAACCATTCTGAAATGACATCATTGCAGAGGCGTTTAAAGTTAGCCACggaaaaaacagaaaaatctgACAAAACATATGAGACTCTTACTAAAGAGAATGTCAAACTTCAACCTGAATGCAACCGAATTCGCAAGGAACATGATCAGATAATCGCACAGTTAAACCAACGAATGTCAGATAAGGCAAA cAAGAAAATTTCGTTGAATGAGAGTCGTGATGCTTACCGTGATCTCAAGCAACAAACTTCAGAAATTGATGTTGGTCTTGAAAATTTGGCAGAAGATctggaaaatgaaaaacaggaAGCTGCAGCAACAAAAGAAGACCTCTTGTCTCAAGCG GGCGAAACAGACGTTGCCATCAAAGTCCAAAAGGAGAGAAATGTTGAAGAAAAACG GGTTACTGACACAATTTTGGATAAAACAATGGAAATGAGTGTAAAGATAGATGATGAACAGAAG ATCGTTCGCCGTTTGGAAAATTCCCATGCTAGACTGGAAATGCAGGCTTTAAAACTCTCCAACAAAATTGATCGAGAAAaacttgcaaacaaaaaattatttaatgaaaA GGAGGTTTTAGAAGGAATAAagaacaaacaagaaaaagaatATCAAGGAAAGATTGAAGAGCTTGAGAAGAAGCTGAAAGTG GTACAAGACCAAATTATTGAAGCTcgagaagaaaataaaaaaatctcaAAAGAAAAGGATGTCATGTTTAATAAAACAGAAGAAGTTGGGAGAATGAAAAACAGGAACTCTTCGAAAGTGAAGGAAGCCAGCCTTGT TTTGGAATCAATCAGGAAAAAGACAACTGCTTTTGTTGAGAGATCAGCTGAACTTGCACAAAGTAATGCTTATTACAGAGAACAAATTATTGTTCTTGAAGAAAACCACAA AGCAACCGTGGACACCTACAATAGCCAGATAGATGATTATAATGAAAATCTGAACCAAGAAAGACAAGAAAA AGTAAAGGTCCAAGAAATGAGAGATGTATCTGAAAAAGTTCTGGAGACGTTTAGAACGGAACAGCTTATGTTCATGAATGAAATGTCAAAGAGTATCGAAGACGCACAAATAGAACATCAAAAATTAACCGATAAG GGACTCTTTTTAGTCCGAGACACAGATAAGAACAagagaaatataaaaaatctggAAGTTCGCCTTGAGGTTGCACAGAGCGGTTTTCGTACAATGAAGTCGGCTCTGCAGATGGACCTCGAACGACTCAAAAGCAGCGTCAACTTACTTGAGTCTGAGACAACTCGCAAGGCAGAATACTTTGAAG AGAAGCAGCCTGTGGTGAAGCGTTTGTATGAGGAACTGGATGAACATGGCAAGGAATACTCCGAACTGAAGAACGAAGTGGTGGCCATTAGGAATCAAGAAAAAAGTGTGAATGAACAAATTAAACGGGCCAAAACGCAAATAGAAAAATTATCTCAACCGATG gaaaaatttaaagaagaaATGAAGGAAGTTCGTGCACAAGATTTGCAGCAACTAAGTTCTCATGCTGAGGAACGAAAAGCTTTGGAAGCCGATATTTATCACACTGCAGCCAAGTTGGAGCAAGTGACGAACAGTAGAAACAAATTCGACGgg GCGTGTGCGGAGCTGCAGGAAGACATTGATACTTTGCAAGCAGACATGGAATCTCATTCTCATCACCAACATCGCCTCTGCGATAAACTCGTGGAACTGGAGGAGGAATTCTCTCAGGCATGGGAGGTCTGCATCAACATGGAGAAGAAATCTGCTGATCAG GATCAAGAGATCTTGGATGGAATTGCGGAGGTCCAAAAGGAGACCAGGGAGCGCTCGGTCGTCTTAAACGGCATCGCCACCAGCTTGAGAGAAGAACTTCACTCTCTCACTGGGTTTGTGGATAATGTTTCCAGCAGAAGACCGAAAG ACACACGCCAATCAAAGAGAAAATCTCTTACCGCTGGAGTTAACCCTTCGTCAAGTCGACCACTTACACAACGTCGGCCAACAGCTCGTCGTATCTCCCGGCCACCGATATCAGCTTTACAAGTGAATGAACTCAATTCACCTCTCGCCCCAGAAGCCGCCTCAAGACGGAGAAGCAGTGGTAGACGTAGAAGCAGTGGTAAAGCGAAGCTTCTGGAAGCCAGGCCTGTGATTGCTGCGGTTGGGACTGCTTGA
- the LOC143446644 gene encoding splicing factor ESS-2 homolog, which yields MDKVVAVSASKDVEIVSKAGEEETKTRPKKKVLDEETYTENVERIIVRDFFPDHEQLKDQQEYLAAEEKKDFERMRQIALKYAAGGPRGDTPATFIRNTPLPSPASFETPLTNAPHPSMSRKEKKFEDDVDNNLGYKKKAYEPESEEDVKKNDKKVSLDKFLSKYTSEDNESFETIMVKTDEARREKHAWLYEAEKTHAETTKEILQLEDSSKPLAITDGCDSSEIKDTRALNKERATVPIHTWEYKTKNPLMYYPEGIENEDDGVFKKPRLINHENTRFHDDPFKNTLHQAKLAQSAKEQNNLMGERVGHDGKSVIPQESPRVGGYGFVATPSPMPGVNDSPLMTWGEIGSTPARLEGGVTPGPAFRFPEDSERDKLTYQMVDANTKKNRAKKQAALKQMKASFLGTPNRMGSVMRSERLNTLSPAARRLVSKKFNLGTDKALKASYTPTPPQRRLAGDDTPLAKTPTPRLRTTPKNTPSQGDITDNLLNIPSKKRKLAADFF from the exons ATGGATAAAGTAGTAGCAGTATCAGCATCAAAAGATGTTGAAATTGTGTCCAAAGCTGGCGAAGAAGAAACGAAGACTCGCCCAAAGAAGAAAGTTTTGGACGAGGAGACATATACTGAG AATGTGGAACGAATAATTGTTCGTGATTTCTTCCCCGATCATGAGCAACTTAAAGATCAGCAGGAATACCTGGCTGCTGAAgagaaaaaagattttgagaGAATGAGGCAAATCGCCCTCAAATACGCTGCTGGTGGACCTCGTGGTGATACTCCAGCAACTTTCATCA GAAATACTCCTCTACCATCTCCTGCTTCATTTGAAACTCCACTCACAAATGCACCTCATCCTTCGATGAGtagaaaagaaaagaaatttgaagATGATGTTGACAATAACTTGGG ATACAAGAAAAAAGCATATGAGCCCGAGTCTGAGGAAGATGTAaagaaaaatgacaaaaaagtttCACTGGACAAGTTTCTGTCAAAATACACCAGCGAGGATAATGAATCATTTGAGACCATCATGGTGAA AACAGATGAAGCTAGGCGTGAGAAGCACGCCTGGTTATATGAAGCAGAAAAAACACATGCggaaacaacaaaagaaattttgcaacttgaaGACAGCTCAAAACCTCTCGCCATTACAGATGGTTGTGATTCATCGGAAATTAAA GACACTAGAGCTCTAAATAAGGAACGTGCAACGGTTCCTATCCATACGTGGGAATACAAGACTAAAAATCCTCTCATGTATTATCCTGAAG GAATTGAAAACGAAGATGATGGAGTATTCAAAAAGCCACGCTTGATTAACCACGAAAATACCCGATTTCACGACGACCCATTTAAGAACACTCTACATCAAGCAAAGTTGGCGCAGTCTGCTAAAGAACAGAATAACTTGATGGGTGAACGAGTGGGGCATGATGGCAAATCAGTTATACCCCAGGAGTCTCCAAGGGTGGGTGGATACGGTTTTGTGGCCACACCATCCCCCATGCCAG GCGTGAACGATTCCCCACTGATGACTTGGGGTGAAATTGGCAGCACTCCAGCAAGGTTAGAAGGGGGGGTCACCCCCGGTCCAGCATTTCGATTTCCTGAAGATAGCGAAAGGGATAAGCTAACTTACCAAATGGTGGACGCCAATACAAAAAAGAACAG GGCAAAAAAACAAGCTGCTCTTAAACAAATGAAGGCAAGTTTCCTGGGAACACCGAACAGAATGGGTTCTGTCATGAGGTCGGAGAGATTAAACACACTCTCTCCAGCTGCAAGACGCCTTGTCAGCAAAAAGTTCAACCTTG GCACTGATAAAGCTTTAAAAGCGAGTTACACACCAACGCCGCCGCAACGAAGACTTGCTGGAGATGACACTCCATTGGCAAAGACTCCCACTCCAAGATTGCGAACAACTCCAAAG AATACTCCAAGTCAAGGTGACATCACAGACAACCTGCTGAACATCCCAagcaaaaaaaggaaattggCCGCCGACTTCTTCTAG
- the LOC143446511 gene encoding fibroblast growth factor 9-like, which translates to MFIREICKRFSSLKSSQLLLLVLLLALIICADFADAGRRRDRNRRRNKHNPKLENPRKRADTRKHEGRSRSRGHRNIHNSPEYPFNIVESGHGKHRTGVRTDVIKSDMLSESAIRRLINAPMTYDFDHTQWQRTVRRQRLYCRGANNMGYRLEIDKQGRVKATLNETDDGILEIYSVANSVVGIRSWTRKYYLCMNARGKVYTRKKTHGDCQFRETYESNNYNTYASERYSNHKLRKGYYLAISKKGKVKRGKKFSSYKHRNAQWLALNVRTPTQ; encoded by the exons ATGTTTATTCGTGAAATCTGCAAAAGATTCTCATCCTTAAAATCATCCCAACTCCTCTTGCTGGTGCTTCTGCTGGCGCTGATAATTTGCGCGGACTTTGCAGATGCCGGGCGGAGAAGGGATCGAAATCGGCGGAGAAACAAACACAACCCGAAGTTGGAAAACCCGCGGAAAAGAGCGGATACGAGAAAACATGAGGGTCGTTCAAGGTCAAGGGGTCATCGAAATATACACAACTCCCCTGAATACCCCTTCAACATCGTGGAAAGTGGACATGGCAAACACAGGACCGGTGTCAGGACGGACGTGATAAAGAGTGATATGCTTTCTGAATCGGCGATTAGGCGTCTCATCAACGCGCCTATGACCTACGATTTTGACCATACGCAGTGGCAACGAACGGTCAGAAGGCAAAGGTTATACTGTAGGGGCGCAAATAACATGGGCTACAGATTGGAAATAGACAAACAGGGCAGAGTCAAAGCAACGCTAAATGAAACCGACGACG GAATTTTGGAGATCTACAGCGTGGCTAACAGCGTGGTCGGAATACGGAGTTGGACCCGGAAATATTATCTCTGCATGAACGCAAGGGGGAAGGTGTACACGCGG AAAAAAACGCATGGTGATTGCCAATTTAGAGAGACGTACGAAAGCAACAATTACAACACGTACGCTTCGGAACGCTACAGTAATCACAAATTACGAAAAGGATACTACTTAGCCATCTCAAAGAAAGGAAAAGTCAAACGTGGCAAGAAATTTTCCTCCTACAAACATAGAAATGCACAATGGCTTGCCTTGAATGTGCGAACTCCGACACAATGA
- the LOC143446645 gene encoding dynein regulatory complex protein 10-like — protein MTELLQARNEISPFNSKKGKEMARSNSANSQQGASAALRILEPARKKLATVETQRIIECLDECIRRQELSSALLLIVMPNDERLEQFSLGLGVEILTALKSHRTLCRLLDEAFINPNEERLKALQVEVSNSCKNILRMFRENPSAATSIRNELVGEYAKLAGKPLKDALEMIKKLNEIRAMMLERLLTTPTEEKDRGRYLRQVTEREKNNATIIDKLQSQLDAAIDDKEQEMGKRNETIRRLKNDLHQIEQFSEEHIRRTKTEADKQQSADIRSCESKQSKMQTEIDQLRDRLNRMVQEDRETEQSLRKRKFKIETEVENWISKYDQDMGEKQDEYEQIDEVYTEEKKQLSELEEKFKVLEEEYDKIMEERRIAREEKEAKELELAHMMKAAITIQAFFRAYKVRKSLKSKAKKGGKGKGGKGKKKKK, from the exons AtgacagaacttttgcaagCACGTAACGAAATTTCTCCTTTTAATTCAAAGAAAGGAAAAGAAATGGCAAGAAGTAACAGTGCAAACAGCCAACAG gGTGCGTCTGCCGCATTGAGGATATTGGAACCAGCTAGAAAGAAACTAGCAACCGTTGAAACTCAACGAATTATTGAGTGTTTGGATGAGTGCATTCGTAGACAAGAATTATCATCTGCACTTCTATTAATTGTTATGCCCAATGATGAAAGACTGGAACAATTTAGCTTGGGACTTGGAGTTGAAATACTTACTGCTTTAAAATCACACAG AACTTTATGTCGGCTTCTGGATGAAGCTTTTATAAATCCAAATGAAGAAAGATTGAAAGCACTCCAGGTTGAAGTTTCCAATTCCTGCAAAAATATTCTTCGTATGTTCCGTGAAAATCCATCAGCAGCGACATCAATAAGGAATGAACTGGTTGGTGAATATGCAAAACTCGCCGGAAAGCCGCTAAAAGATGCTCTTGAAATGATAAAGAAGTTAAATG AAATCCGCGCCATGATGCTTGAACGTCTTTTAACGACACCAACTGAAGAAAAAGATCGAGGAAGATATTTACGGCAAGTAACTGAGCGTGAAAAGAACAATGCCACAATCATTGACAAACTTCAATCTCAGCTTGATGCAGCAATCGAT GATAAAGAACAAGAAATGGgaaaaagaaatgaaacaaTTCGACGTTTGAAAAATGATTTACACCAAATAGAGCAATTTTCTGAAGAACATATCAGACgaacaaaaactgaagccGACAAGCAACAG TCAGCAGATATTCGAAGTTGTGAAAGCAAACAGTCTAAAATGCAAACAGAAATTGATCAACTTCGTGATCGGCTGAACAGAATGGTGCAAGAAGACAGAGAAACTGAACAATCATTAAGAAAG cGTAAATTCAAAATAGAAACTGAAGTGGAGAACTGGATCAGCAAATATGATCAGGATATGGGCGAGAAGCAGGATGAATACGAACAAATCGATGAGGTTTATACGGAAGAAAAGAAACAACTCAG TGAACTGGAGGAAAAGTTCAAAGTGCTTGAAGAGGAGTATGACAAGATCATGGAAGAAAGAAGGATCGCTCGAGAAGAGAAAGAAGCAAAAGAACTTGAACTTGCTCACATGATGAAG GCCGCCATCACCATCCAAGCATTTTTTCGAGCTTACAAAGTCCGAAAATCTCTCAAATCAAAAGCCAAGAAAGGTGGAAAAGGTAAAGGCGGGAAgggaaagaaaaagaagaagtga
- the LOC143445923 gene encoding sedoheptulokinase-like yields MGYLLGIDIGTTSTKALVIDESHASEILTCHSCYADAQIDIEKHANYNEQDVNKIVASINEVLKKISLDLGTDKMAQISKIGICGQMHGCLFWKKDHISASFSTFIEPDDVSNLITWLDARCDVNFIASLPISKTSPMSLSTGFGCATILWLKKNRPEFLMKYDCSGTIADYVVSRLCHLAEPIMSTQNAASWGYFDSHAKTWDRKVMELANFPMHFLPKVITPCTTIGQLKNCLHGISDNATVMVAMGDMQCSVMSCRIVPGEAVINLSTSAQLSTVLKQSDQSRVKPDKEEIGRLPNPVIKVPYFGNYDLMASASLNGGAVFANFVEMLMNWTRQFKPDVTVDEIYQHLLNNNPDPNLQGSIMNFVPTLNGERHQPEATASLNSIKRSGLNFPTIARSLARGILENLRSMFEAGVALDGIRHLWACGGAFAKNRLFREELENQVFNHVTVSFDRNADAAYGAALAANEH; encoded by the exons ATGGGATACTTGCTAGGAATTGACATTGGCACCACCTCAACGAAAGCCCTAGTTATAGATGAATCGCACGCAAGTGAG ATACTCACCTGTCACTCTTGCTATGCTGATGCTCAAATTGATATAGAGAAACATGCCAATTACAATGAACAAGATGTTAACAAGATTGTGGCATCCATTAATGAAGTTCTGAAGAAAATAAGTTTAGATCTTGGTACTGATAAAATGGCTCAGATATCTAAAATTG GCATTTGTGGTCAGATGCATGGCTGTTTGTTTTGGAAGAAAGATCATATATCAGCTTCTTTTAGCACGTTCATCGAACCAGATGATGTGTCAAACCTTATAACATGGTTGGATGCTCGGTGTGATGTTAACTTCATTGCGTCTCTTCCTATTTCTAAAACCTCACCCATGTCACTAAGTACAG GTTTCGGATGTGCCACCATTTTATGGCTTAAGAAGAACAGGCCAgagtttttaatgaaatacGACTGCTCTGGGACTATAGCAGATTATGTGGTCAGTCGACTTTGCCACTTAGCGGAACCGATCATGTCTACCCAGAATGCTGCCAGCTGGGGCTATTTTGATTCCCATGCTAAAACGTGGGATCGAAAAGT CATGGAACTGGCAAATTTTCCAATGCATTTTCTTCCAAAGGTCATAACCCCTTGCACAACAATTGGACAGCTGAAGAATTGTTTGCATGGAATCAGTGACAATGCGACTGTGATGGTTGCCATGGGAGACATGCAATGCTCAGTGATGTCGTGTAGAATAGTACCTGGTGAAGCAG tgatTAACCTGAGCACATCGGCCCAGCTTTCCACCGTACTAAAGCAAAGCGACCAGTCTCGAGTCAAGCCGGATAAGGAAG AAATTGGAAGGTTGCCAAATCCTGTAATTAAAGTTCCTTACTTTGGCAATTATGATTTAATGGCATCTGCATCTTTAAATGGTGGAGCTGTATTTGctaattttgttgaaatgttaATGAACTGGACTCGACAATTTAAACCTGATGTAACTGTAGATGAGATTTACCAGCACTTGCTAAACAACAACCCCGACCCAAACCTGCAAG GTTCCATCATGAATTTTGTTCCAACTTTGAACGGAGAACGTCACCAACCTGAAGCGACCGCGTCTCTCAATAGTATCAAGCGATCAGGTCTAAATTTTCCGACAATCGCGCGCTCTCTTGCCCGCGGAATTTTAGAAAATCTTCGATCTATGTTTGAGGCCGGCGTCGCTTTGGACGGAATTCGTCACCTGTGGGCGTGTGGGGGCGCCTTCGCGAAAAATCGTTTGTTTCGTGAAGAGCTCGAAAATCAGGTGTTCAATCACGTGACTGTGTCATTTGACCGCAACGCTGATGCCGCTTATGGCGCAGCTTTGGCTGCAAACGAGCACTGA